One Cryptomeria japonica chromosome 9, Sugi_1.0, whole genome shotgun sequence genomic window carries:
- the LOC131858426 gene encoding secreted RxLR effector protein 78-like: MDWAKVSGQNAAMFLLDFEKAYDRVEWEFILMMLEAFGFLVEFYKWVKILLKDASAQVEINGSLSQTIKLNRSIRQGCPLAPALFVIVAGALYYILRDFTISPKVEGVKLPNGSELINSQLADDTTLFIELTKQNMEAFECKIKFLGEISGAKISQAESTMPGWKEQPP; the protein is encoded by the coding sequence ATGGACTGGGCAAAGGTATCAGGTCAGAATGCGGCCATGTTCCTCCTAGACTTcgagaaggcatatgatagggtggaatgggagTTTATTCTGATGATGCTAGAAGCCTTTGGTTTTCTAGTGGAATTCTACAAATGGGTGAAGATTCTCCTCAAAGATGCATCGGCTCAAGTAGAAATTAATGGTTCCCTCTCTCAGACTATCAAACTCAATAGGTCTATTAGACAAGGTTGCCCTTTGGCCCCTGCTCTCTTTGTTATTGTTGCGGGTGCCCTGTACTATATCTTAAGAGATTTCACCATTTCCCCTAAAGTGGAAGGTGTTAAACTTCCTAATGGATCAGAGTTGATTAATTCACAATTGGCTGATGACACTACACTCTTTATTGAACTCACCAAACAAAATATGGAGGCATTTGAGTGCAAAATTAAGTTCTTAGGAGAGATTTCAGGGGCTAAAATATCTCAGGCCGAATCCACCATGCCTGGTTGGAAGGAACAACCTCCATAG